The Streptomyces kanamyceticus genome window below encodes:
- a CDS encoding adenosine deaminase, whose amino-acid sequence MERVRDVRELPKAHLHLHFTGSMRPATLLELADKYGVRLPEALTGAEPPKLRATDERGWFRFQRLYDAARSCLREPEDIQRLVREAAEEDLRDGSGWLEIQVDPTSYAPRLGGLIPALEVILDAVESASRETGLGMRVLVAANRMKHPLDARTLARLAVRYADRGIVGFGLSNDERRGMARDFDRAFAIAREGGLLAAPHGGELTGPASVRDCLDDLDASRIGHGVRAAEDPRLLKRLADRGVTCEVCPASNVALGVYEKPEDVPLRTLFDAGVPMALGADDPLLFGSRLAAQYDIARVHHGFTDAELAELARQSVRGSAAPVAVQDKLLSGVDEWLVS is encoded by the coding sequence AAGAGAGCTGCCCAAGGCCCATCTGCACCTGCACTTCACCGGGTCGATGCGGCCCGCCACCCTGCTCGAGCTCGCCGACAAGTACGGCGTACGGCTCCCCGAGGCACTGACCGGCGCCGAGCCGCCGAAGCTGCGTGCGACCGACGAGCGCGGCTGGTTCCGCTTCCAGCGTCTCTACGACGCGGCGCGCTCCTGTCTGCGCGAACCCGAGGACATCCAGCGCCTGGTGCGCGAGGCCGCCGAGGAGGATCTGCGGGACGGGTCGGGGTGGCTGGAGATCCAGGTCGACCCGACGTCGTACGCGCCGCGCCTCGGCGGGCTCATCCCGGCCCTGGAAGTCATCCTGGACGCCGTCGAGAGCGCCTCGCGGGAGACCGGCCTCGGAATGCGCGTGCTCGTCGCCGCGAACCGCATGAAGCACCCGCTGGACGCTCGCACGCTGGCCCGGCTCGCGGTGCGCTACGCGGACCGGGGCATCGTCGGCTTCGGGCTCTCCAACGACGAACGGCGCGGCATGGCGCGGGACTTCGACCGCGCCTTCGCGATCGCGCGCGAGGGCGGGCTGCTCGCGGCGCCGCACGGCGGCGAGCTGACCGGGCCCGCCTCGGTGCGGGACTGCCTGGACGACCTGGACGCCTCCCGGATCGGGCACGGCGTGCGGGCGGCCGAGGATCCCCGGCTCCTGAAGCGACTCGCGGACCGGGGCGTGACGTGCGAGGTGTGCCCTGCGTCCAACGTCGCCCTCGGCGTCTACGAGAAGCCGGAGGACGTGCCCCTGCGGACGCTCTTCGACGCCGGGGTGCCCATGGCGCTCGGCGCCGACGACCCGCTGCTCTTCGGCTCCCGCCTTGCCGCGCAGTACGACATCGCGCGCGTGCACCACGGTTTCACGGATGCCGAACTGGCCGAACTGGCACGGCAGTCGGTGCGCGGCTCGGCCGCCCCCGTCGCCGTACAGGACAAGCTCCTGTCCGGAGTGGACGAGTGGCTGGTCAGTTGA
- a CDS encoding TetR/AcrR family transcriptional regulator produces the protein MQQKPTRARILDAAHELMLTLGLSRATTKEIAKTAGCSEAALYKHFASKEELFVSVLQERLPRLNPRLRQLIEEPGERSVEENLVEIARLATHFYAESFPIGASLYADPKLKRRHEDSMRALGTGPHMPIEALDAYLRTERDAGRIAPDADTFAAASLLMGACAQRSFAYDATVAEQPPQPVEEFAAALARTLLKGISS, from the coding sequence ATGCAGCAGAAGCCCACCCGGGCCCGCATCCTCGACGCGGCCCATGAACTCATGCTCACCCTCGGCCTCTCCCGCGCCACCACCAAGGAGATCGCCAAGACGGCGGGCTGCTCCGAAGCCGCGCTCTACAAGCACTTCGCGAGCAAAGAGGAGCTGTTCGTGAGCGTCCTCCAGGAGCGATTGCCGCGGCTCAACCCCCGCCTGCGCCAGCTCATCGAGGAGCCGGGGGAGCGCTCCGTGGAGGAGAACCTCGTCGAGATCGCCCGCCTGGCCACCCACTTCTACGCGGAGAGCTTCCCGATCGGCGCCTCCTTGTACGCGGACCCCAAACTCAAGCGCCGCCACGAGGACTCCATGCGGGCGCTGGGCACCGGCCCCCACATGCCCATCGAGGCCCTGGACGCCTATCTGCGGACCGAGCGCGACGCGGGACGCATCGCCCCCGACGCCGACACCTTCGCCGCCGCCTCGCTGCTCATGGGCGCCTGCGCGCAGCGTTCCTTCGCCTACGACGCCACGGTCGCCGAGCAGCCCCCGCAGCCCGTCGAGGAGTTCGCCGCGGCCCTCGCCCGCACCCTCCTGAAGGGCATCAGCTCCTGA
- a CDS encoding NAD(P)-dependent oxidoreductase, with protein sequence MKLTVFGATGGIGKEIVRQALTAGHEVTAVVRDPARLEVTGERLEVFRADVRDPEALRPAVAGRDAVLSGLGPRKRADAGITTELTRSVLRAMDAEGVRRLLVVSAGPVGPEPADSPLVDRAVLAVINRVLKDVYVDLTAMEAELAASATDWTSVRPPRLLDKPLTGTYRTVVGGFPRAGRTIARADVAHAMLAMADDRASVKQGVGVAY encoded by the coding sequence ATGAAGCTCACGGTGTTCGGTGCGACGGGCGGCATCGGCAAGGAGATCGTCCGGCAGGCGCTGACGGCGGGACACGAGGTGACGGCCGTCGTACGCGACCCCGCGCGCCTGGAGGTGACCGGCGAGCGCCTGGAGGTCTTCCGGGCCGACGTGCGCGACCCGGAGGCGCTGCGGCCCGCGGTCGCGGGCCGGGACGCGGTCCTCTCCGGGCTCGGCCCCCGCAAGCGCGCCGACGCGGGCATCACGACGGAGCTGACGCGTTCGGTGCTGCGGGCGATGGACGCGGAGGGGGTGCGGCGCCTGCTGGTGGTGAGCGCGGGCCCGGTGGGCCCCGAGCCCGCGGACAGCCCGCTCGTCGACCGGGCCGTGCTGGCGGTGATCAACCGGGTCCTGAAGGACGTGTACGTCGACCTGACGGCCATGGAGGCCGAGCTCGCGGCAAGCGCGACGGACTGGACGTCGGTCCGTCCCCCGAGGCTGCTGGACAAGCCCTTGACCGGCACCTACCGCACGGTCGTGGGCGGCTTCCCGCGCGCGGGGCGCACGATCGCGCGCGCGGACGTGGCGCACGCGATGCTGGCCATGGCCGACGACCGCGCCAGCGTGAAACAGGGCGTGGGCGTGGCCTACTGA
- a CDS encoding MFS transporter gives MEQHTPSRGTAVWALVVTSVAGFMAALDNLVVTTALPSIREDFGGALHDLEWTVSAYTLTFAVLLMFGAALGDRFGRRKLFMVGLTVFTGASAAAALAPGLEALVAARAVQGAGAAIMMPLTLTLLTAAVPVAKRGMAYGIWGAVNGLAVASGPLIGGSLTEHVSWQWIFWLNVPLGLALLPLARLRLAESYASGARLDIAGTLLASGGLFGIVYALVRGPLDGWASATVLTSLIAGAALLGGFVHHGIRNKAPMLPMRLFRSRAFSGINAASLLMFLGMFGSIFLLSQYMQIVLGYSPTEAGLRMLPWTGMPMLVSPLAGYLSDRIGGRPVVAAGLFLQALGLAWYAVVVAPDAAYGVQLPALIISGIGMALYFAPAANLVMSSVRPQEQGIASGANNALREVGGALGIAVMSSIFSAQGGYASGRDFVNGLEPALWVGAAVVALGAVAALFIPSRGATPTGPSEATSKQRDELVAA, from the coding sequence ATGGAACAGCACACACCGAGTCGGGGGACCGCCGTCTGGGCCCTCGTCGTCACCAGCGTCGCCGGGTTCATGGCGGCTCTCGACAACCTCGTCGTCACCACCGCCCTGCCCTCCATCCGCGAGGACTTCGGAGGAGCGCTGCACGACCTCGAATGGACCGTGAGCGCCTACACCCTCACCTTCGCCGTCCTGCTGATGTTCGGCGCCGCCCTGGGGGACAGGTTCGGGCGGCGCAAGCTCTTCATGGTGGGTCTCACGGTCTTCACCGGAGCCTCGGCCGCCGCGGCCCTCGCGCCAGGGCTCGAGGCCCTGGTCGCCGCCCGTGCGGTGCAGGGAGCCGGTGCCGCGATCATGATGCCGCTGACGCTGACCCTGCTGACGGCGGCCGTGCCGGTGGCCAAGCGCGGTATGGCGTACGGGATCTGGGGCGCCGTCAACGGTCTCGCGGTCGCCAGTGGGCCGCTCATCGGCGGCAGCCTCACCGAACACGTGTCCTGGCAGTGGATCTTCTGGCTGAACGTCCCGCTCGGCCTGGCCCTGCTGCCGCTCGCCCGCCTCCGTCTCGCCGAGTCGTACGCCTCCGGAGCGCGCCTCGACATCGCGGGCACCCTGCTGGCCAGCGGCGGACTCTTCGGAATCGTCTACGCCCTGGTGCGCGGTCCTCTCGACGGCTGGGCCAGTGCCACCGTCCTCACCAGCCTGATCGCGGGCGCCGCGCTGCTCGGCGGCTTCGTCCACCACGGCATCCGCAACAAGGCGCCGATGCTGCCGATGCGCCTCTTCCGTAGTCGTGCGTTTTCCGGGATCAACGCCGCGAGCCTGCTGATGTTCCTCGGCATGTTCGGCTCGATCTTCCTGCTCAGCCAGTACATGCAGATCGTCCTCGGCTACTCGCCCACCGAGGCCGGACTGCGGATGCTGCCCTGGACCGGCATGCCGATGCTCGTCTCGCCCCTCGCCGGGTACCTCTCCGACCGGATCGGCGGCCGCCCGGTCGTCGCCGCGGGCCTCTTCCTGCAAGCTCTGGGCCTGGCCTGGTACGCCGTCGTGGTGGCCCCCGACGCGGCGTACGGCGTGCAGCTCCCCGCCCTGATCATCAGCGGCATCGGGATGGCCCTCTACTTCGCCCCGGCCGCCAACCTGGTCATGTCCAGCGTGCGGCCGCAGGAGCAGGGCATCGCGTCCGGCGCCAACAACGCGCTGCGCGAGGTCGGCGGCGCACTCGGCATCGCCGTGATGTCCTCGATCTTCTCGGCGCAGGGCGGCTACGCGTCCGGGCGGGACTTCGTGAACGGGCTGGAGCCCGCACTGTGGGTGGGCGCCGCGGTGGTGGCGCTCGGGGCCGTGGCGGCGCTGTTCATCCCCTCCCGCGGGGCGACGCCCACGGGGCCCTCGGAGGCCACGTCGAAGCAGCGGGACGAACTGGTCGCCGCCTGA
- a CDS encoding TetR/AcrR family transcriptional regulator, translating to MVRMSAEERRESVIRAAMKEFAQGGYYGTSTEAIAKRVGVSQPYLFRLFPGKKAMFLAASARCMEDVRKVFEAAAEGLHGEEALHAMAEAYTELIAKEPDKLQMQLQTYVTVAAAEASGDHEFGEMVRTAWMDLWDTVHVPLGADVDETTTFLAYGMLVNTLAAMGFPAEHRVWEGLYLSARVKDHPAKK from the coding sequence ATGGTCAGGATGAGCGCAGAGGAGCGGCGCGAGAGCGTCATCCGCGCGGCGATGAAGGAGTTCGCCCAGGGCGGGTACTACGGGACCTCCACCGAGGCGATCGCCAAGCGCGTGGGTGTCTCGCAGCCGTATCTCTTCCGGCTCTTCCCCGGCAAGAAGGCGATGTTCCTCGCGGCGTCGGCCCGTTGCATGGAGGACGTCCGCAAGGTCTTCGAAGCCGCGGCCGAGGGGCTGCACGGCGAAGAGGCGCTGCACGCCATGGCGGAGGCGTACACCGAGCTGATCGCCAAGGAGCCGGACAAGCTACAGATGCAGCTGCAGACGTACGTCACCGTGGCCGCGGCGGAGGCCTCCGGTGACCACGAGTTCGGCGAGATGGTCCGCACGGCCTGGATGGATCTGTGGGACACGGTGCACGTGCCGCTCGGTGCGGACGTGGACGAGACCACGACCTTCCTGGCCTACGGAATGCTCGTCAACACCCTTGCCGCGATGGGCTTTCCGGCTGAGCACAGGGTCTGGGAAGGGCTCTATCTCTCGGCCCGGGTCAAGGATCACCCCGCGAAGAAGTAG
- a CDS encoding MaoC family dehydratase: protein MTAKISYDDVEVGTELPAQSFPVTRATLVRYAGASGDFNPIHWNEKFAVEVGLPDVIAHGMFTMAEAIRVVTDWAGDPGAVVEYGVRFTRPVVVPNDDKGAVIEVAAKVGAKLDDGRVRVDLVATSEGQKVLGMSRAVVQLA from the coding sequence ATGACGGCGAAGATTTCCTACGACGACGTCGAGGTCGGCACCGAGCTGCCGGCCCAGAGCTTCCCGGTGACGCGCGCCACTCTCGTGCGGTACGCGGGCGCGTCCGGTGACTTCAACCCGATCCACTGGAACGAGAAGTTCGCGGTCGAGGTCGGCCTTCCCGACGTCATCGCGCACGGCATGTTCACCATGGCCGAGGCGATCCGCGTGGTGACCGACTGGGCGGGCGACCCGGGAGCCGTCGTCGAGTACGGCGTGCGCTTCACCCGGCCCGTCGTCGTCCCGAACGACGACAAGGGCGCGGTCATCGAGGTCGCGGCCAAGGTCGGGGCCAAGCTCGACGACGGCCGTGTCCGGGTGGACCTCGTCGCGACGAGCGAGGGGCAGAAGGTCCTGGGCATGTCCCGGGCCGTCGTCCAGCTCGCCTGA
- a CDS encoding MaoC family dehydratase N-terminal domain-containing protein, whose amino-acid sequence MALDQSFVGRSYPPTDPYEVGREKIREFAEAVGDANPVYTDTEAAKALGHSNVIAPPTFVFAITFKASGQVIEDPQLGLDYSRVVHGDQRFVYTRPVRAGDRLTVTSSIETIKSLAGNDILDIRGEVHDEAGEHVVTAWTKLVARAAEGA is encoded by the coding sequence ATGGCGCTCGACCAGTCCTTCGTGGGGCGGTCCTATCCGCCCACCGATCCCTATGAGGTCGGCCGGGAGAAGATCCGCGAGTTCGCCGAGGCCGTGGGCGACGCCAATCCCGTGTACACCGACACGGAGGCTGCCAAGGCTCTCGGTCATTCCAATGTGATCGCCCCGCCGACTTTCGTGTTCGCGATCACGTTCAAGGCGTCGGGCCAGGTCATCGAGGACCCGCAGCTGGGGCTCGACTACAGCCGGGTCGTCCATGGGGACCAGCGGTTCGTCTACACGCGCCCGGTGCGTGCGGGGGACCGGCTGACGGTCACCTCGTCCATCGAGACCATCAAGTCGCTCGCGGGCAACGACATCCTGGACATCCGCGGCGAGGTCCACGACGAGGCCGGTGAGCACGTCGTGACCGCCTGGACCAAGCTCGTGGCGCGTGCGGCGGAAGGGGCCTGA
- the rpmG gene encoding 50S ribosomal protein L33, which yields MAATDVRPKITLACVECKERNYITKKNRRNDPDRLEMKKHCPRCNAHTAHRETR from the coding sequence GTGGCTGCCACAGACGTCCGCCCGAAGATCACGCTGGCCTGCGTGGAGTGCAAGGAGCGGAACTACATCACCAAGAAGAACCGGCGTAACGACCCGGACCGTCTTGAGATGAAGAAGCACTGCCCGCGCTGCAACGCGCACACTGCGCACCGCGAAACGCGCTAA
- a CDS encoding amidohydrolase family protein: MPDSQPQQPHSSGSSGPDPAESGALLLCGARLTDGRTVDVRLGGGRIEAVGTAGSLTAHATRVDLGGHLLLPAAAEPHAHGDTALSAEVEGPVSYDVPDVQRRATESALLQLGHGATAVRSHVRIGDVQGLGPMEAVLQARRSLRGLVDLTVVAVPRLLTGIAGADGLAMLRDAMKMGASVVGGCPDLDPDPTGYAEAVLELAAEHGCPVDLHTDGADPARLGRLAAMAGGLRPGVAIGPCGGLGRLPVEVISRTADQLAAAGVTVVCLPQGGCGGAERRGAAPVRLLRAAGVRVAAGSGAMRDASNPVGRGDPLEAAYLLASQCGLRPDDAYGAVSGSARAAMGLPEVRVEAGFPAELLAVRGDRLAGALSLAYSRVVVHRGRVVARTSAVREYCDSAAAVALDLPRQGRAKGNEPGRPKGGGTAS; the protein is encoded by the coding sequence ATGCCCGACAGCCAGCCGCAGCAGCCCCACTCCTCGGGCTCCTCGGGCCCCGACCCGGCCGAGTCCGGCGCGCTGCTGCTCTGCGGGGCGCGGCTCACCGACGGCAGGACCGTGGACGTCCGGCTCGGTGGCGGGCGCATCGAGGCGGTCGGCACGGCCGGCAGCCTGACCGCGCACGCCACGCGCGTGGACCTCGGCGGCCACCTCCTGCTTCCGGCCGCCGCCGAACCGCACGCGCACGGTGACACGGCGCTCTCGGCCGAGGTCGAGGGCCCCGTCTCGTACGACGTCCCGGACGTGCAGCGCAGGGCCACGGAGTCGGCTCTGCTGCAACTCGGGCACGGGGCCACCGCGGTGCGGTCCCATGTGCGGATCGGCGACGTCCAGGGGCTCGGCCCGATGGAGGCGGTGCTTCAGGCGCGGCGTTCGCTGCGGGGTCTGGTCGATCTGACGGTGGTCGCCGTGCCCCGGCTGCTGACGGGTATCGCCGGGGCCGACGGGCTCGCGATGCTGCGGGACGCGATGAAGATGGGCGCCTCCGTAGTGGGCGGTTGTCCAGATCTCGACCCCGATCCGACGGGGTACGCGGAGGCCGTGCTCGAACTCGCCGCCGAGCACGGCTGCCCCGTCGACCTGCACACGGACGGCGCCGACCCGGCCAGGCTCGGGCGGCTCGCGGCGATGGCGGGCGGTCTGCGTCCCGGGGTGGCGATCGGTCCGTGCGGCGGGCTCGGGCGGCTGCCCGTGGAAGTGATTTCGCGCACGGCCGACCAGCTCGCGGCGGCGGGCGTGACGGTCGTCTGTCTGCCGCAGGGCGGCTGCGGCGGTGCCGAGCGGCGCGGTGCGGCTCCCGTGCGGCTGCTGCGGGCGGCCGGGGTGCGGGTCGCCGCGGGCAGCGGCGCGATGCGGGACGCGTCGAACCCGGTCGGGCGCGGGGACCCCCTGGAGGCCGCCTACCTGCTGGCTTCGCAGTGCGGGCTGCGGCCCGACGACGCCTACGGAGCGGTCAGCGGGTCCGCGCGGGCGGCCATGGGGCTGCCCGAGGTGCGCGTCGAGGCGGGCTTCCCCGCGGAACTGCTCGCCGTGCGCGGCGACCGGCTCGCGGGGGCGCTGTCGCTCGCCTACAGCCGCGTCGTGGTGCACCGGGGGCGCGTGGTGGCACGCACCAGCGCGGTGCGCGAGTACTGCGACTCGGCCGCCGCGGTGGCCCTCGACCTGCCGCGGCAGGGACGCGCCAAGGGGAACGAGCCGGGACGGCCCAAGGGCGGCGGGACGGCTTCCTGA
- a CDS encoding SDR family oxidoreductase: MRIVIAGGHGQIALRLERLLAARGDEVAGLIRAAGQEAELRAAGAEPLLCDLESASVDEVAGHLRGADAAVFAAGAGPGSGADRKSSVDRGAAVLFADAAERAGVRRYVVVSSMGADPAHQGDEIFDAYLRAKGEADAYVRSRDALDWTILRPGMLTNDAGTGLVRLEAATGRGPVPRDDVAAVLAELVETSATAGLTLELISGSVPVPVAVKSVAGN, encoded by the coding sequence ATGCGCATTGTCATCGCTGGGGGTCATGGTCAGATCGCGCTGCGGCTCGAGCGTCTGCTCGCCGCGCGCGGTGACGAGGTCGCCGGGCTGATCCGCGCCGCCGGGCAGGAAGCCGAGCTGCGCGCGGCCGGTGCCGAACCGCTGCTGTGCGACCTGGAGTCGGCGTCCGTCGACGAGGTCGCAGGGCATCTGCGGGGCGCCGACGCCGCCGTGTTCGCGGCGGGCGCGGGTCCCGGCAGCGGCGCCGACCGCAAGAGCAGCGTGGACCGCGGCGCCGCCGTGCTGTTCGCGGACGCGGCGGAGCGGGCCGGGGTGCGGCGCTATGTCGTCGTGTCCTCGATGGGCGCCGATCCGGCGCACCAGGGCGACGAGATCTTCGACGCCTATCTGCGGGCCAAGGGCGAGGCCGACGCGTACGTGCGTTCGCGTGACGCCCTGGACTGGACGATCCTGCGGCCCGGGATGCTCACGAACGACGCGGGCACCGGTCTCGTACGCCTGGAGGCGGCGACCGGCCGCGGGCCGGTTCCGCGCGACGACGTGGCCGCGGTGCTCGCCGAGCTCGTGGAGACGTCGGCGACGGCCGGGCTGACGCTGGAGCTGATCAGCGGCTCCGTGCCGGTGCCTGTCGCGGTCAAGTCCGTCGCGGGGAACTGA